Below is a window of Streptomyces sp. WMMB303 DNA.
GCGCCGGTCATCGGGTGCTCACCTCCGCTGCGGCGCGGGCGGCCGGCAGTCCGAGGTCCACGGGGACGGGCTGGTCGCGTTCGACGGCGAAGGAGATCGCCGGGTCGGGGGTGCCGGGCGCGTTGACGAAGGAGGTGAAGCGGGCGAGCTTGGCGGGGTCCTCGAGGACGCCGCGCCACTCGTCGCGGTAGTCGGCGACGTGCCGTGCCATGGCGGCGTCCAGGTCGGCGCAGATGCCGAGCGAGTCGTCCAGGACGACGGCCCGCAGATGGTCCAGGCCGCCTTCGAGGGATTCCAGCCAGGCGGCGGTGCGCTGGAGGCGGTCGGCGGTGCGGATGTAGAGCATCAGGAACCGGTCGATGGTGCGCACCAGGGTGTCGTGGTCCAGGTCGGTGGCGAGGAGTTCGGCGTGTCGTGGGGTGAAGCCGCCGTTGCCGCCGACATAGAGGTTCCAGCCTTGTTCGGTCGCGATGATGCCGAAGTCCTTGCTTCGGGCCTCCGCGCACTCGCGGGCGCAGCCGGAGACACCGGCCTTGAGCTTGTGGGGTGCGCGCAGCCCTCGGTAGCGCAGTTCCAGTTCGACGGCGAGGCCGACCGAGTCCTGGACTCCGTAGCGGCACCAGGCCGAGCCGACGCAGGATTTGACCGTGCGGACGGCCTTGCCGTAGGCATGCCCGGACTCGAAGCCCGCGTCGGTGAGCCGACGCCAGATGGCGGGAAGCTCCTCGAGCCGGGCGCCGAGCAGGTCGATGCGCTGACCACCGGTGATCTTGGTGTAGAGGCCGAAGTCGCGGGCCACCTCGCCCAGCACGATGAGCCGGGCCGGGGTGATCTCGCCGCCGGGCACCCGGGGTACGACGGAGTAGGTGCCGTTGCGCTGCATGTTGGCCAGGTGGCGGTCGTTGGTGTCCTGGAGTCCGCCGCGTTCGCCGTCCAGGATGTGGGTGCCGCTGTCCCGAGACGCGAGGATCGCGGCGACGGCGGGCTTGCACACGTCGCAGCCGCGGCCGCGGCCGTGTTCGGCCACAAGCCGGGAGAAGGTGGTGATGCCGGTGGCGGCGACGATCTCGAACAGCTCGGCGCGCGAGTGGTCGAAGTGCTCGCACAGCGCCGTGGACTGCTCGACGCCGGCCGCTTCGAGGATCTGCTTGAGGGCGGGGAGGCACGAGCCGCAGCCGGTCCCCGCCTTGGTGCAGGACTTCAGCGCGGGAACGTCGGCGCAGCCCTGTTCGGTGACGGCCTCGGTCAGCTCATCCTTGGTGACGGCGTGGCAGCTGCAGATCTGCGCGCTGTCCGGCAGTCCGGCGACGCCGACCCCGCCGGGAGGTGCCCCCGCGCCGCCCTCGGACTGCGGCGCCAGCAACACCGACGGGTCGGCGGGCAGTAGGCTGCCGACCAGGGGGCGCAGCAGCGGGTAGCCGGAGGTGTCGCCGACGAGGATGCCGCCGAGCAGGGTCCTGGCGTCGTCGGAGACGACGAGCTTGCCATAGGTGGCGGCGACCGGGTCGTTGAGCACGACTTCCAGCGCACCGGGGGTGGTGGCGTGCGCGTCGCCGAAGGAGGCCACTCCGACGCCGAGCAGCTTGAGCCGGGTGGCGGTGTCGGCGCCGGGGAACGCGGCTTCGCCGCCCAGCAGCCGGTCGGCGACCGTCTCGGCCATGGCGTAGCCGGGCGCGACCAGCCCGAGGGTGCGGCCCTCGACGCAGGCGACCTCGCCGACGGCCCACACCCGCGGATCGGTCACGGAGCGGCAGGCTCCGTCGACCACGACTCCGCCGCGCTCCCCCACCTGGAGTCCCGCGTCCCGGGCGAGTTCGTCGCGGGGTCGCACCCCGGCCGCGAAGACGACCAGGTCGCTCTCCAGGAAGGTGCCGTCGGTCAGTTCCACTCCGGTGGCGGCTCCGGTGCGCGCGTGGGTGGCGACGCCGCGGGTCCCGGTGCCGGTGTGGACGGTCACGCCCAGTTC
It encodes the following:
- the nirB gene encoding nitrite reductase large subunit NirB, translated to MTRIRPPEGSSAPHPGTADARRLVVVGHGMVGHRLVEALDSRDTQRRWEITVLAEEHRPAYDRVALSSCFEGVDESALRLPEHDPGRVGLRLGDPVTALDRAARTVHTASGARVPYDALVLATGSRPFVPPLPGAEAPGCLVYRTLDDIEDIRAAAAGSATGRAVVVGGGLLGLEAANALRLLGLTTHVVELAPHLMAVQLDEGGGALLGRMVGELGVTVHTGTGTRGVATHARTGAATGVELTDGTFLESDLVVFAAGVRPRDELARDAGLQVGERGGVVVDGACRSVTDPRVWAVGEVACVEGRTLGLVAPGYAMAETVADRLLGGEAAFPGADTATRLKLLGVGVASFGDAHATTPGALEVVLNDPVAATYGKLVVSDDARTLLGGILVGDTSGYPLLRPLVGSLLPADPSVLLAPQSEGGAGAPPGGVGVAGLPDSAQICSCHAVTKDELTEAVTEQGCADVPALKSCTKAGTGCGSCLPALKQILEAAGVEQSTALCEHFDHSRAELFEIVAATGITTFSRLVAEHGRGRGCDVCKPAVAAILASRDSGTHILDGERGGLQDTNDRHLANMQRNGTYSVVPRVPGGEITPARLIVLGEVARDFGLYTKITGGQRIDLLGARLEELPAIWRRLTDAGFESGHAYGKAVRTVKSCVGSAWCRYGVQDSVGLAVELELRYRGLRAPHKLKAGVSGCARECAEARSKDFGIIATEQGWNLYVGGNGGFTPRHAELLATDLDHDTLVRTIDRFLMLYIRTADRLQRTAAWLESLEGGLDHLRAVVLDDSLGICADLDAAMARHVADYRDEWRGVLEDPAKLARFTSFVNAPGTPDPAISFAVERDQPVPVDLGLPAARAAAEVSTR